The following are from one region of the Phycisphaeraceae bacterium genome:
- a CDS encoding NADH-quinone oxidoreductase subunit A: MAIAFGIINVVGSKVLGPNRSGPIKEMPYESGMNPMGGARKRFNVRFYMLAMTFLVFDVEVIFLYPWATAFAQIGPGTDETMLFLGRALFFLFTTVVAYIYAYRKGVFRFD; this comes from the coding sequence ATGGCGATCGCCTTCGGCATCATCAACGTGGTCGGCTCCAAGGTTCTCGGACCCAACCGCTCGGGCCCGATCAAGGAAATGCCCTACGAGTCGGGCATGAACCCGATGGGCGGGGCCCGCAAACGGTTCAATGTCCGGTTTTACATGCTCGCGATGACCTTCCTCGTCTTCGACGTCGAGGTCATCTTCCTCTACCCCTGGGCGACCGCCTTCGCGCAGATCGGCCCGGGGACCGACGAGACGATGCTCTTCCTCGGGCGTGCGCTCTTCTTCCTGTTCACGACGGTGGTGGCGTATATCTACGCGTACCGCAAGGGCGTCTTCCGCTTCGACTGA
- the purD gene encoding phosphoribosylamine--glycine ligase, giving the protein MSKRRPTPPDSYTVLLIGGGGREHALAWKLRQSPRVKALYATHTQNAGIASLSQPIDHAHSMRELYRLELFCERAGVNLVVVGPEAPLAEGIAEKLTTPGRVVFGPGRQAAQLEADKAWAKQIMRAAAVPTAESRVFKHPEEAKRYLETREEAPVIKATGLAAGKGVYLPDTLEEAIKAIDEIMVQRRFGDAGAQVLLEERLSGPEASVLALVDGRSILVLDQAQDHKRIGEGDTGPNTGGMGAYCPAHVLTDEQMTRVEREVFLPIVDTLRRDDIEYRGILYAGLMLTPAGPKVLEFNVRFGDPECQALLPRMKCDFAELCWRTATGTLDECELSFDPRHACCVVLAQHGYPGESKKGAAITGVDEVERAGVHVFHASTTRSPSGELLSGGGRVLSVVAMGDTLEQARERANAAAATIRFEGKVYRRDIGAKALVTH; this is encoded by the coding sequence ATGAGCAAACGACGCCCCACGCCGCCCGACTCGTACACCGTCCTCCTGATCGGGGGCGGCGGTCGTGAGCACGCGCTCGCGTGGAAATTGCGCCAGTCCCCGCGCGTCAAGGCCCTGTACGCGACGCACACCCAGAACGCAGGGATCGCGTCGCTGTCCCAGCCGATCGACCACGCCCACTCGATGCGCGAGCTGTACCGGCTGGAGCTTTTCTGCGAGCGCGCCGGGGTGAACCTCGTGGTCGTCGGCCCTGAGGCGCCCTTGGCCGAGGGCATCGCTGAAAAGCTGACCACCCCGGGGCGGGTCGTCTTCGGTCCTGGCAGGCAGGCCGCCCAACTCGAAGCGGACAAGGCCTGGGCGAAGCAGATCATGCGCGCCGCCGCCGTCCCGACCGCCGAGTCGCGCGTGTTCAAGCACCCCGAAGAGGCCAAGCGGTACCTCGAGACGCGCGAGGAAGCGCCGGTCATCAAGGCCACCGGGCTCGCCGCCGGCAAGGGCGTCTATCTCCCCGACACCCTCGAGGAAGCGATCAAGGCGATCGATGAGATCATGGTCCAGCGCCGCTTCGGCGACGCCGGGGCGCAGGTCCTCCTCGAGGAGCGCCTCAGCGGGCCCGAGGCGTCGGTCCTCGCGCTCGTCGATGGGCGCTCGATCCTCGTCCTCGACCAGGCCCAGGACCACAAGCGCATCGGCGAGGGCGACACCGGCCCCAACACCGGCGGCATGGGCGCCTATTGCCCGGCGCACGTGCTCACCGACGAGCAGATGACCCGCGTCGAGCGCGAGGTCTTCCTCCCCATCGTCGACACGCTCCGGCGTGACGACATCGAGTACCGGGGCATCCTCTACGCCGGGCTGATGCTCACCCCGGCGGGCCCGAAGGTCCTCGAGTTCAACGTGCGATTCGGCGACCCCGAGTGCCAGGCGCTCCTGCCGCGCATGAAGTGCGACTTCGCCGAGCTCTGCTGGCGGACCGCGACCGGCACGCTCGACGAGTGCGAGTTGTCGTTCGACCCGCGCCACGCGTGCTGCGTCGTTCTCGCCCAGCACGGCTATCCCGGCGAGAGCAAGAAGGGCGCGGCCATCACCGGCGTCGACGAGGTCGAACGCGCCGGCGTGCATGTCTTCCACGCCAGCACGACGCGCTCACCCTCGGGCGAACTGCTCAGCGGCGGGGGGCGCGTGCTCAGCGTGGTCGCGATGGGGGACACCCTGGAGCAGGCGCGCGAGCGAGCCAACGCCGCCGCCGCGACCATCCGGTTCGAGGGCAAGGTCTACCGGCGCGACATCGGCGCGAAGGCGCTCGTGACTCACTGA
- a CDS encoding ABC transporter permease — MFLVRILMQTVALALGQIRANFARAMLTSLGIIIGVGSVTAVIAGLTGMKSYVLNEFETFGAKKVFIQGWLPPELRTRMDWTQVRLTLDEIEAIREHCPSIAKISPIWFSRYEIRNGEFAVTSGTVQGIWPEWHDIESRTVTFGRPFNAVDERERRYVTLVNDKAIEELNLDRDPTGDFILINGRRFLIVGVVETKDVGAMFGGNDSQAEFFIPFATAAKMQPFGQISYSIAELTTPDAADDARAEIAFVLRTMRRLTPETPSTFRVEVMQQFIDQFNGLAAGITAIAGGVVSISLLVGGVGIMNIMLVSVSERTREIGLRKAVGAKSGVILMQFLVEAIVLCVAGGVVGLALGQGLTLALQNIPNTPLQDARIPEWAVALAFLFSAAVGVIFGMFPAIKAARLDPIEALRHE; from the coding sequence ATGTTCCTCGTGCGCATCCTCATGCAGACCGTCGCGCTCGCCCTCGGTCAGATCCGGGCGAACTTCGCGCGCGCCATGCTCACCTCGCTGGGCATCATCATCGGCGTGGGCTCGGTCACCGCCGTCATCGCCGGGCTGACCGGCATGAAGAGCTACGTCCTCAACGAGTTCGAGACCTTCGGCGCGAAGAAGGTGTTCATCCAGGGCTGGCTCCCCCCCGAGCTGCGCACCAGGATGGACTGGACGCAGGTCCGGCTCACCCTCGACGAGATCGAGGCGATCCGGGAGCACTGCCCGTCCATCGCCAAGATCAGCCCGATCTGGTTCTCACGCTACGAGATCCGCAACGGGGAGTTCGCCGTCACCTCCGGCACGGTGCAGGGCATCTGGCCCGAGTGGCACGACATCGAGTCGCGCACCGTCACCTTCGGGCGCCCCTTCAACGCCGTCGACGAGCGTGAGCGGCGCTACGTCACGCTGGTCAACGACAAGGCGATCGAGGAGCTGAACCTCGACCGCGACCCCACGGGCGACTTCATCCTCATCAACGGGCGTCGCTTCCTGATCGTGGGCGTGGTCGAGACCAAGGACGTGGGCGCGATGTTCGGGGGCAACGACTCGCAGGCCGAGTTCTTCATCCCCTTCGCGACCGCCGCCAAGATGCAGCCCTTCGGCCAGATCTCCTACTCGATCGCCGAGCTGACCACGCCCGACGCCGCCGACGACGCGCGGGCCGAGATCGCGTTCGTGCTGCGAACCATGCGCCGCCTCACGCCCGAGACGCCGAGCACCTTCCGCGTCGAGGTCATGCAGCAGTTCATCGACCAGTTCAACGGGCTGGCGGCGGGCATCACCGCGATCGCCGGCGGCGTGGTCAGCATCTCCCTGCTCGTGGGAGGCGTTGGCATCATGAACATCATGCTCGTCTCCGTCAGCGAACGCACCCGAGAGATCGGCCTGCGCAAGGCGGTCGGCGCCAAGTCCGGCGTCATCCTCATGCAGTTCCTCGTCGAGGCGATCGTGCTCTGCGTTGCCGGCGGCGTCGTGGGCCTCGCCCTGGGGCAGGGCCTGACGCTCGCGCTGCAGAACATCCCCAACACACCCCTCCAGGACGCGCGGATCCCCGAGTGGGCCGTCGCGCTCGCGTTTCTCTTCAGCGCCGCGGTCGGCGTGATCTTCGGCATGTTCCCGGCCATCAAGGCCGCCCGACTCGACCCCATCGAGGCCCTCCGGCATGAATGA
- a CDS encoding TolC family protein, with protein sequence MNDPTRSRTLPGCRCALVATSSIALLAGCSRSPFSTYDDELGPRVSLTRLRQVERLDQDRYEAPPERQNPVVTRDTALPDPFASRERIGITIEEARAWTLANNLSLQAVLLDPTIANQRVTREEGRFDAVIFANASYSDTEQPTASQLEGSQVERFSFTPGVRVPLRTGGQVSFDLPVSRVDTNNQFSTLNPSYDVDGRFSISQPLLRNAGRRVNTHGIRVAALSQQISEARTKLEIIRQLSDADRAYWRLYAAQQALEVRVLEYQLAREQLETARRRVDAGDLPEVEMTRAESGLASTLERIIFAQNAIKERERELKRIMNAPGLDIAGATFLTPETLPDPIRYEFDFELLSELAVGERMELLELELQLAIDESTIAFNKNATLPLFTLDYTVVTNGLGDSWSSALGQTRRGDFIDSIVQARFETPLGNRQATSNLRESILQRVQRLSTREARRQAIREETLNAADRVEASWQRILASRLAVITATRTLDAERRQFDVGARTSTDVLDASTRLGDARLIEIQALTDYQIALVDLAFATGTTLGAARVDWAPTDPLALPEQQFRDPPEAPSLFGVHLPLAGTTTPPDAGVAPAQNPAP encoded by the coding sequence ATGAATGACCCCACCCGGTCGCGCACCCTCCCCGGCTGTCGCTGCGCGCTCGTCGCCACCTCGTCGATCGCGCTGCTCGCCGGCTGCTCGCGCAGCCCCTTCTCGACCTACGACGACGAGCTCGGCCCGCGCGTGAGTCTCACACGGCTCCGCCAGGTCGAACGGCTCGACCAGGACCGCTACGAAGCGCCCCCCGAGCGTCAGAACCCGGTCGTCACGCGCGACACCGCCCTGCCCGACCCGTTCGCGTCGCGCGAGCGCATCGGCATCACCATCGAGGAGGCGCGCGCCTGGACCCTCGCCAACAACCTCAGTCTGCAGGCGGTCCTCCTCGACCCGACCATCGCCAACCAGCGCGTGACCCGTGAGGAAGGACGCTTCGACGCCGTCATCTTCGCCAACGCGTCGTACAGCGACACCGAGCAGCCCACGGCGTCCCAGCTCGAAGGGTCCCAGGTCGAGCGATTCTCCTTCACCCCGGGCGTGCGCGTCCCCCTTCGCACCGGCGGGCAGGTCAGCTTCGACCTCCCCGTGAGCCGCGTCGACACCAACAACCAGTTCTCGACCCTCAATCCCTCGTACGACGTCGACGGCCGGTTCTCGATCAGCCAGCCCCTGCTTCGCAACGCCGGCCGGCGCGTGAACACCCACGGCATCCGGGTCGCCGCGCTCAGCCAGCAGATCAGCGAGGCGCGCACCAAGCTCGAAATCATCCGGCAGCTCTCCGACGCCGATCGCGCGTACTGGCGCCTCTACGCCGCCCAGCAGGCCCTCGAGGTGCGCGTGCTCGAGTACCAGCTCGCGCGCGAGCAGCTCGAAACGGCGCGCCGGCGCGTCGACGCCGGCGACCTGCCCGAGGTCGAGATGACCCGCGCCGAGTCCGGGCTCGCCTCCACGCTCGAGCGCATTATCTTCGCGCAGAACGCCATCAAGGAGCGCGAGCGCGAGCTGAAGCGCATCATGAACGCCCCGGGGCTCGATATCGCCGGCGCAACATTCCTCACGCCCGAGACCCTGCCCGACCCCATTCGATACGAGTTCGATTTCGAGCTCCTCTCCGAGCTCGCGGTCGGTGAGCGCATGGAGCTCCTCGAGCTGGAGCTGCAGCTCGCGATCGACGAGAGCACCATCGCGTTCAACAAGAACGCCACGCTCCCGCTCTTCACGCTCGACTACACCGTCGTCACCAACGGGCTGGGCGACTCGTGGTCGAGCGCGCTGGGCCAGACGCGCCGGGGCGATTTCATCGACTCCATCGTCCAGGCGCGCTTCGAGACCCCCCTCGGGAATCGCCAGGCGACCAGCAACCTTCGCGAGTCCATCCTCCAGCGCGTCCAGCGCCTCTCGACGCGCGAGGCCCGGCGCCAGGCGATCCGCGAAGAGACGCTCAACGCCGCCGATCGCGTCGAAGCGTCCTGGCAGCGCATCCTCGCGTCGCGCCTGGCGGTCATCACCGCGACGCGCACGCTCGACGCCGAACGCCGCCAGTTCGACGTCGGCGCGCGGACCAGCACCGACGTGCTCGACGCGTCCACCCGGCTGGGCGACGCGCGCCTCATCGAGATCCAGGCCCTCACCGACTACCAGATCGCCCTCGTCGACCTCGCCTTCGCGACGGGCACCACCCTGGGCGCCGCACGCGTCGACTGGGCCCCGACCGATCCGCTCGCGCTCCCGGAGCAGCAGTTCCGCGACCCGCCCGAGGCGCCCTCGCTGTTCGGCGTCCACCTCCCGCTCGCCGGCACGACCACCCCCCCCGACGCGGGCGTCGCGCCCGCGCAGAACCCGGCGCCCTGA
- a CDS encoding efflux RND transporter periplasmic adaptor subunit, protein MGAVGAAVKWTVGSVLVLGALGAAGALLIAPKIKAQMELTRGGGPGLSVRAEPVSSGVLIRTVSAPGYLEPVRKVSISARISAQITDLPFDLGDAVNAGDTVVRLDNADLMAQLASAEASLMAEQARLDGARATYLNTIAEWERRQTLFGSNDVAKSALEQAEAEKLRAESNLRASQASIEVARAQIQRIREDLRYTEIPSPITGVVTKLNAEVGEIVITGTMNNAGTVILEIADLSEMIVRVECDETDIADVRVGQTARVYLTAYPDETFTGVVRRIALQRSKARNQSDVFEVEVLLKDQGRTLFSGLNASVDIEVETLQDVLLAPSQAVLDKRIDELPESVTLDNPTIDAQKTFARIIFEIRDGKAHAVPVRVGPSDLQTTAILAGATPGAQIITGPYKALAGLKHGDAVRTETPKPASTDAPAGEQAATDASEERAQR, encoded by the coding sequence ATGGGAGCAGTTGGCGCCGCGGTGAAGTGGACGGTCGGGAGCGTGCTGGTGCTGGGCGCCTTGGGCGCCGCCGGGGCGTTGCTGATCGCGCCGAAGATCAAGGCGCAGATGGAGCTCACACGCGGGGGCGGGCCCGGGCTGAGCGTGCGCGCCGAGCCGGTGTCTTCGGGCGTGCTGATCCGAACCGTCAGCGCGCCGGGTTACCTCGAGCCGGTGCGCAAGGTCTCGATCTCGGCGCGCATCAGCGCCCAGATCACCGACCTGCCCTTCGACCTCGGCGACGCGGTCAACGCGGGCGACACCGTGGTGCGACTGGACAACGCCGACCTGATGGCCCAGCTCGCCAGCGCCGAAGCGTCGCTCATGGCCGAGCAGGCGCGCCTCGACGGCGCACGGGCGACCTACCTGAACACCATCGCCGAGTGGGAACGTCGCCAGACGCTCTTCGGCTCCAACGACGTCGCGAAATCGGCGCTCGAGCAGGCCGAGGCCGAGAAACTGCGCGCCGAGTCCAACCTGCGCGCGTCGCAGGCCTCGATCGAGGTCGCCAGGGCGCAGATCCAGCGCATCCGCGAGGACCTCCGCTACACCGAGATCCCCTCCCCCATCACCGGCGTGGTCACCAAGCTCAACGCCGAGGTGGGCGAGATCGTCATCACCGGCACCATGAACAACGCCGGCACCGTCATCCTCGAGATCGCCGACCTCTCCGAGATGATCGTGCGCGTCGAGTGCGATGAGACCGACATCGCCGATGTGCGCGTCGGCCAGACCGCCCGGGTCTACCTCACCGCGTACCCCGACGAGACCTTCACCGGCGTCGTCAGGCGCATCGCCCTCCAGCGCTCCAAGGCGCGCAACCAGAGCGACGTCTTCGAGGTCGAGGTCCTCCTCAAGGATCAGGGCCGGACGCTCTTCTCCGGTCTCAACGCCAGCGTCGACATCGAGGTCGAGACGCTGCAGGACGTCCTGCTCGCCCCCAGCCAGGCGGTCCTCGACAAGCGCATCGACGAGCTCCCGGAGTCCGTCACCCTCGACAACCCCACCATCGACGCCCAGAAGACCTTCGCGCGCATCATCTTCGAGATCCGCGACGGCAAGGCCCATGCCGTCCCGGTGCGCGTCGGCCCCAGCGACCTGCAGACCACCGCCATCCTCGCTGGCGCGACGCCAGGCGCCCAGATCATCACCGGCCCCTACAAGGCACTCGCCGGGCTCAAGCACGGCGACGCCGTGCGCACCGAAACGCCCAAGCCGGCATCCACCGACGCGCCCGCCGGCGAGCAGGCCGCGACCGACGCGAGCGAGGAGCGCGCGCAGCGATGA
- a CDS encoding ABC transporter ATP-binding protein, producing MTALAPPTERSADHDAPARANLAPPCIEVRKLRKTYKVGVEKVHALRGVDLTIRRNEFVAIMGSSGSGKSTLMNILGCLDRPTAGEYILNGKPTHRMGASELAQVRNVDIGFVFQSFELLNRATALKNVMLPLVYSSKSWWKARRLAKEALERVGLGERMTHRPNQLSGGQRQRVAIARALVNTPSIILADEPTGNLDSKTTEEIISLLKALHAEGQTIVIVTHEEDVAGRAERIVRLSDGRIFSDLPSLEDPIHREWLEATARSLKANHAAAAAREEADREEEDA from the coding sequence ATGACCGCCCTCGCCCCGCCAACCGAACGGAGCGCCGATCACGACGCGCCCGCCAGGGCGAACCTCGCGCCGCCCTGCATCGAGGTGCGCAAGCTGCGCAAGACCTACAAGGTCGGCGTCGAAAAGGTCCACGCGCTGCGCGGCGTCGACCTGACGATCCGGCGCAACGAGTTCGTCGCCATCATGGGCTCGTCGGGCTCGGGCAAGTCCACCCTCATGAACATCCTCGGCTGCCTCGACCGCCCTACCGCCGGTGAGTACATCCTCAACGGCAAGCCCACCCACCGCATGGGCGCGAGCGAGCTTGCCCAGGTCCGCAACGTCGACATCGGCTTCGTCTTCCAGTCCTTCGAGCTGCTCAACCGCGCCACGGCCCTCAAGAACGTCATGCTCCCGCTCGTCTACTCGAGCAAGAGCTGGTGGAAGGCGCGACGGCTCGCGAAGGAAGCGCTCGAGCGCGTCGGGCTGGGCGAGCGCATGACGCACCGCCCCAACCAGCTCTCGGGCGGCCAGCGCCAACGCGTCGCGATCGCGCGCGCCCTCGTCAACACGCCCAGCATCATCCTCGCCGACGAGCCGACCGGGAACCTGGACTCGAAGACCACCGAGGAGATCATCTCGCTCCTCAAGGCGCTCCACGCCGAGGGCCAGACGATCGTGATCGTGACGCACGAGGAAGACGTCGCCGGGCGCGCCGAGCGCATCGTGCGCCTCAGCGACGGTCGCATCTTCTCCGACCTGCCCTCGCTCGAGGACCCGATCCATCGCGAGTGGCTCGAGGCCACGGCGCGGAGCCTGAAGGCCAACCACGCCGCCGCCGCCGCCCGTGAAGAGGCAGATCGCGAAGAGGAGGACGCCTGA
- a CDS encoding DUF4282 domain-containing protein: MTNTTDRQPPAPPSIPLAPLTPLAPLLDFRFTKFITVKIVQVLYLVGIVVIALYTLAAVIGVFQTGAGKGIVALILSPLVFLISVLVLRVYLEVIVVLFRIAENTAKMAGTSDRA, from the coding sequence ATGACGAACACGACCGACCGACAGCCGCCCGCCCCGCCCTCCATCCCGCTCGCCCCGCTCACGCCGCTCGCCCCGCTGCTGGACTTCCGCTTCACGAAGTTCATCACGGTGAAGATCGTTCAGGTGCTCTACCTGGTTGGGATCGTCGTGATCGCGCTCTACACGCTGGCCGCCGTGATCGGGGTCTTCCAGACCGGCGCTGGCAAGGGGATCGTCGCGCTGATTCTCTCGCCGCTGGTGTTTTTGATCAGCGTGCTGGTGCTGCGGGTCTATCTGGAGGTCATCGTGGTGCTCTTCCGCATCGCGGAGAACACGGCCAAAATGGCGGGCACGAGCGACCGGGCCTGA